Proteins from a single region of Sphingomonas sp.:
- a CDS encoding helix-turn-helix transcriptional regulator → MAKSHIANQVRTLRFLAGEMTQAELGEKIGMTRQTIAAIEAGKYSPTLEAAFRIARVFGKPLEEVFQWEE, encoded by the coding sequence ATGGCTAAATCGCACATCGCCAATCAGGTCCGGACGCTGCGCTTCCTGGCCGGGGAGATGACCCAGGCCGAGCTCGGCGAGAAGATCGGCATGACCCGCCAGACGATCGCGGCGATCGAGGCCGGCAAATATTCGCCAACGCTGGAGGCCGCGTTCCGGATCGCGCGGGTGTTCGGCAAGCCGCTGGAGGAGGTGTTCCAATGGGAGGAGTGA
- a CDS encoding SIR2 family protein: MNLDDKHVYRVGSHSESWNDLPAGDDELDKFIATARKRIEPWLSAVFQAEHLNLLIGSGFTTAVGYMAGAAATGMGKVVFGSEFDAEIDNYAASEAALMGRGTANIEDQFRAALSVYEGLRIIDAAKASALKDAMDRQLRDFLESLLKTEAGLIGGDPEKRVVAEGAVQSFLLSFASRAASRERLHVFTTNYDRLIEHGCDLAGLRIIDRFVGALTPVFRSARVEVDVHYNPPGIRGEPRFMEGVIRLTKLHGSLDWLFSKADRKISRKGIPFGAPTDHTDLPKNPVDTVMIYPNPAKDVETTQYPYAELFRDFAAATCRPNAVVVTYGYGFGDDHINRVLLDMLTIPSTHLVVFAYSADDRLKGFLARTRDAQVSLLIGSHFGDLTTLIENYLPKPTLDYITGRMTELMKHRPPEHTQAPDPALPVADDFDEVLGGGTTA, from the coding sequence ATGAATCTCGACGACAAGCATGTTTATCGTGTCGGGAGCCATTCCGAATCTTGGAATGACCTCCCCGCAGGCGATGACGAACTCGACAAATTTATCGCTACGGCGCGCAAGCGGATCGAGCCGTGGCTGTCCGCCGTGTTTCAGGCTGAGCATCTTAATCTGCTTATCGGGAGCGGCTTCACAACCGCAGTAGGATATATGGCCGGGGCCGCTGCAACGGGCATGGGCAAGGTTGTGTTCGGTAGTGAATTTGACGCGGAGATCGACAATTATGCCGCGAGTGAAGCCGCGCTCATGGGGCGCGGCACGGCCAATATTGAGGATCAGTTCCGCGCGGCCCTCTCAGTCTATGAAGGACTGAGGATCATCGATGCGGCGAAAGCGTCCGCCCTCAAAGACGCAATGGATCGGCAACTCCGGGATTTCCTTGAGTCACTTCTCAAAACTGAAGCGGGGCTAATCGGTGGCGATCCGGAAAAACGGGTTGTCGCCGAAGGTGCGGTGCAATCGTTCCTCCTCAGCTTTGCCAGCCGCGCGGCTTCGCGGGAGCGGCTTCATGTCTTTACGACGAACTACGACCGTTTGATTGAGCATGGCTGCGATCTCGCCGGGCTTCGTATCATCGACCGTTTCGTTGGGGCGCTCACGCCAGTTTTCCGGTCAGCCCGTGTCGAGGTTGACGTACATTATAACCCGCCAGGTATTCGCGGAGAGCCCCGCTTCATGGAAGGCGTCATCCGACTGACGAAACTTCACGGCTCCCTCGACTGGCTGTTCAGCAAAGCAGACCGGAAGATTTCGCGGAAGGGCATACCCTTCGGTGCGCCAACCGATCACACTGACCTGCCTAAAAATCCCGTCGATACGGTAATGATCTATCCGAACCCGGCAAAGGATGTCGAAACCACCCAGTACCCCTATGCCGAGCTATTCCGCGATTTTGCCGCCGCCACGTGCAGGCCCAATGCAGTCGTCGTGACCTACGGCTATGGCTTTGGCGACGATCATATCAACCGTGTGCTGCTCGACATGCTGACGATCCCGTCAACGCATCTAGTCGTGTTTGCTTACTCAGCGGATGACCGATTGAAAGGCTTTCTCGCGCGGACTCGGGATGCACAGGTATCGCTGCTGATCGGCTCTCACTTCGGCGACCTTACTACGTTGATCGAGAATTATCTCCCGAAGCCAACGCTAGACTATATTACCGGGCGTATGACCGAACTTATGAAGCACCGTCCGCCGGAACATACGCAAGCGCCGGACCCTGCTCTCCCGGTTGCGGATGACTTCGACGAAGTATTGGGCGGTGGAACAACGGCATGA
- a CDS encoding ArsC family reductase — protein MSVTIYGIKNCDTMKKARAWLAENGIAANFHDYKVSGIDAARLAHWVDSAGWERILNRAGTTFRKLPDDAKTGLDAARAMALMLEQPSMIKRPVVEYPGGLLIGFKPDEYARTLL, from the coding sequence ATGAGCGTCACCATCTACGGCATCAAGAACTGCGACACGATGAAGAAGGCCCGCGCCTGGCTGGCCGAAAACGGGATCGCCGCGAATTTCCACGACTATAAGGTCTCGGGCATCGATGCCGCGCGGCTCGCGCACTGGGTCGACAGCGCCGGCTGGGAAAGGATCCTCAATCGCGCCGGCACCACCTTCCGCAAGCTGCCCGACGACGCCAAGACCGGTCTCGATGCCGCCAGGGCGATGGCGCTGATGCTGGAACAGCCGTCGATGATCAAACGCCCGGTGGTGGAATATCCCGGCGGGCTGCTGATCGGCTTCAAGCCCGATGAATACGCCCGAACCCTTCTCTAG
- a CDS encoding Eco57I restriction-modification methylase domain-containing protein has translation MTNIDLATMLREPSFPGLCPVTDAVDSMANAGIEERGAIFTRREVVEFILDLAGYDAASPLHTRRLLEPSFGHGDFLLPAIDRLLVAWKRSGVGSDALLDAIRGVELHRASFNRTHALVVQKLRVAGIGLRDAESLADRWLMQGDFLLVPLPGKFDVVIGNPPYVRQELIPNALMVEYRSRYRTIYDRADIYIPFIERSLSLLAKNGQLGFICADRWMKNRYGGPLRAMVADGFHLSVYVDMVDTPAFHQEVVAYPAITIIGCEKSGLTRVALQPEISDSALSQLAATLRSPETPLLASGVREIQAVTSGAEPWILDSSDQLSLVRRLESEFPLIEDAGCKIGIGVATGADKAFIGNFDALDVEENRKLPLVMTRDIMDGSVKWRGLGVVNPFGDDGKLVKLDQFPKLKRYLEERRGLIAGRHVAQKAPANWYRTIDRIYPELADEPKLLIPDIKGAAHIVYEEGRLYPHHNLYFITSDTWEMHALQAVLLSGIARLFVATYSTRMRGGYLRFQAQYLRRIRLPDWKGVTPKMRQALKKAAEASDVEACNNLTFDLYGLSTQERATLGGAEK, from the coding sequence ATGACCAATATTGATCTCGCCACCATGCTACGGGAACCATCGTTTCCCGGCCTGTGTCCCGTTACCGATGCAGTGGATTCGATGGCAAATGCGGGCATCGAGGAACGTGGCGCGATCTTCACGCGACGCGAGGTTGTCGAATTCATTCTCGACCTTGCTGGCTATGACGCCGCCTCTCCACTGCACACGCGCCGCCTTCTCGAACCGTCCTTTGGACATGGCGATTTCTTGCTACCTGCAATTGATCGTTTGCTGGTCGCATGGAAGCGCAGCGGGGTCGGATCAGACGCTCTCCTAGACGCCATCCGGGGCGTGGAGCTTCACCGTGCGTCATTCAACCGGACCCATGCTCTCGTGGTTCAGAAGCTTCGCGTCGCTGGCATCGGGTTGCGGGATGCAGAAAGCCTTGCCGATCGGTGGTTGATGCAAGGCGATTTCTTGCTCGTCCCTCTGCCGGGCAAGTTCGATGTCGTCATCGGAAACCCGCCCTATGTGCGACAGGAGCTAATCCCGAATGCGCTCATGGTCGAATATCGCAGCCGCTACCGGACCATCTATGACCGCGCCGACATCTATATCCCGTTCATCGAACGGTCGCTGAGTCTGCTGGCAAAAAACGGGCAGCTCGGTTTTATCTGTGCGGATCGTTGGATGAAGAATCGCTACGGTGGGCCGTTGCGCGCGATGGTCGCGGATGGTTTCCACTTGAGCGTTTATGTGGACATGGTGGACACTCCGGCCTTCCATCAGGAGGTTGTTGCCTATCCGGCCATCACCATCATCGGGTGTGAGAAATCTGGCCTGACTCGCGTTGCCCTTCAGCCTGAGATTTCTGATAGCGCCCTCTCGCAGCTTGCCGCTACGCTCCGATCCCCAGAAACACCTCTTTTGGCTTCTGGTGTGAGAGAGATTCAGGCCGTCACCTCCGGCGCAGAACCGTGGATTTTGGACTCATCCGATCAACTCTCGCTTGTGCGTAGACTCGAGTCTGAATTCCCATTGATTGAGGATGCCGGATGCAAGATTGGCATCGGTGTGGCGACCGGAGCCGACAAGGCGTTCATCGGAAACTTCGACGCGCTTGATGTGGAGGAGAACCGGAAACTTCCGCTCGTGATGACCCGCGATATCATGGATGGCAGCGTCAAATGGCGCGGACTTGGCGTGGTCAATCCGTTCGGTGACGATGGCAAACTGGTGAAGCTCGACCAATTCCCGAAGTTGAAACGCTATCTTGAAGAGCGCCGTGGGCTAATCGCCGGGCGGCATGTTGCGCAGAAGGCCCCGGCCAATTGGTATCGTACCATCGACCGGATTTATCCCGAGCTGGCGGATGAGCCGAAGCTGCTGATCCCGGATATTAAGGGCGCAGCGCATATTGTTTACGAGGAAGGTCGCCTCTATCCCCATCACAACCTGTATTTCATCACGTCCGACACATGGGAGATGCACGCGCTACAAGCGGTTCTACTTTCGGGCATAGCAAGGTTGTTTGTAGCAACGTACTCGACGCGGATGCGAGGCGGCTATCTTCGCTTTCAGGCACAATATCTGCGACGCATTCGTTTGCCGGACTGGAAAGGCGTGACGCCGAAGATGCGCCAAGCTCTTAAGAAAGCCGCCGAAGCGAGTGATGTTGAGGCATGCAACAACCTGACGTTTGATCTATACGGCTTGTCAACTCAGGAGAGGGCCACGCTTGGGGGAGCGGAAAAGTAA
- a CDS encoding PQQ-binding-like beta-propeller repeat protein, with the protein MNNKVRIAAALGALALVSGCNVFKGGGKKTPVLGERVPILLSENDITADRSLSGVDVLVPEAVTNESWNQPGGNASKSMGHLTLGQNLNRAWSRSIAKTSKSARLAASPVVADGKLFVIDTAGIVHALAADTGAELWAANTVKEDGNKAARFGGGASVDGEHVFAANGLGDLVALNVADGTEVWRKRPGGPLRGAPTVANGNVYVITQDNQLFALSQSAGEVVWTASASLESQGVFGVAAPASANGTVVAGFSSGELNSYRYENGRSLWAEVLSRSSISTSVSSLSDIDAEPVIDQGRVYAVGQGGRMVAIDLSSGQRMWEQNIAGLSTPWAAGEWLFVVTDDSRLLAIARGSGKIRWMAQLTHYRNEKKLKGEYSWVGPVLAGGRLLLANSQGQLVSVNPADGSVISTLDVKAPVSLQPIVANNMLYILDDKGNLSAYR; encoded by the coding sequence ATGAATAACAAGGTGAGGATTGCCGCGGCGCTCGGGGCGCTCGCGCTGGTCAGCGGGTGCAATGTGTTCAAGGGCGGCGGCAAGAAGACGCCCGTGCTCGGCGAGCGCGTGCCGATCCTGCTGTCGGAAAACGATATCACCGCCGATCGCTCGCTCTCGGGCGTCGATGTGCTGGTGCCGGAAGCCGTCACCAATGAAAGCTGGAATCAGCCGGGTGGCAATGCCTCCAAGTCGATGGGGCATCTGACGCTTGGGCAGAACCTCAACCGCGCCTGGTCCAGGTCGATCGCCAAGACCTCGAAGAGCGCGCGCCTTGCCGCCTCGCCGGTGGTCGCGGACGGCAAGCTGTTCGTGATCGACACCGCCGGTATCGTCCACGCACTGGCCGCCGATACCGGTGCCGAGCTGTGGGCCGCCAACACCGTCAAGGAAGACGGCAACAAGGCCGCGCGCTTCGGTGGCGGAGCCAGCGTCGATGGCGAGCATGTCTTCGCCGCCAACGGCCTTGGCGATCTTGTCGCGCTCAACGTCGCCGATGGCACCGAAGTCTGGCGGAAGCGTCCGGGCGGCCCGCTTCGCGGCGCACCGACCGTGGCCAATGGCAATGTCTATGTGATCACGCAGGACAACCAGCTTTTCGCCTTGTCCCAGAGCGCGGGCGAGGTCGTCTGGACCGCCTCGGCCAGCCTCGAGTCCCAGGGCGTGTTCGGCGTCGCCGCCCCGGCTTCGGCCAACGGCACTGTGGTTGCCGGCTTCTCGTCGGGCGAGCTCAATTCCTATCGCTACGAAAACGGCCGCTCGCTCTGGGCGGAAGTCCTTTCGCGCAGCTCGATCTCGACCTCGGTGTCGTCGCTATCCGATATCGATGCCGAGCCGGTGATCGATCAGGGCCGGGTTTACGCCGTTGGCCAGGGCGGGCGCATGGTCGCGATCGATCTCTCCAGCGGGCAGCGCATGTGGGAACAGAATATCGCCGGCCTGTCGACGCCATGGGCGGCGGGCGAATGGCTGTTCGTCGTCACCGACGATTCCCGCCTGCTGGCGATTGCGCGTGGCAGCGGCAAGATCCGCTGGATGGCGCAGCTCACCCATTATCGCAATGAGAAGAAGCTCAAGGGCGAGTATAGCTGGGTCGGCCCGGTGCTGGCCGGCGGACGCCTGCTCCTCGCCAATTCGCAAGGCCAGTTGGTTTCGGTCAATCCGGCCGATGGCAGCGTGATCTCGACGCTGGACGTGAAGGCGCCGGTGTCGCTTCAGCCGATCGTTGCCAACAACATGCTCTATATCCTCGACGACAAGGGTAATCTGAGCGCGTATAGGTAA
- a CDS encoding GNAT family acetyltransferase: MVALWRDCGLTRPWNDPDADFALALANDASVVLVVREGDGIAGSVMAGFDGHRGWVYYLAVAPGHRRGGRGRTLMAAAEAWLRERRAPKIQLMVRGGNAEALCFYEALGLERQDVVTLGRFLKDPE; this comes from the coding sequence GTGGTCGCGCTGTGGCGTGACTGCGGCCTAACCCGCCCGTGGAATGATCCGGACGCGGATTTCGCGCTGGCGCTGGCCAATGACGCCAGCGTTGTGCTTGTCGTGCGCGAGGGGGACGGTATCGCCGGCAGCGTCATGGCCGGTTTCGACGGGCACCGCGGCTGGGTCTATTATCTGGCGGTGGCACCGGGTCATCGGCGCGGCGGGCGGGGCAGGACGCTGATGGCCGCCGCCGAAGCCTGGTTGCGCGAGCGCCGCGCACCCAAGATCCAGCTTATGGTACGCGGCGGCAACGCGGAGGCGCTCTGCTTCTACGAGGCGCTTGGCCTCGAGCGGCAGGATGTCGTAACGCTGGGGCGCTTCCTGAAGGACCCCGAATGA
- a CDS encoding PaeR7I family type II restriction endonuclease, whose protein sequence is MGLDLADYEAKARDAAMAFWGNRQKALQAKVEAGKTDTGERGAVTAGNTMDGFTALMIDLVEANGLGHAEIYRHRKVLTLPGFFRPTKLWDILVILDGRLIAAVEMKSHVGPSFGNNANNRAEEAIGTAHDFWTAYREGAFGADAARPFVGWLVMVEDADKSRRPSKREASLHFPIFEDFKGASYLERYDILCKKLVLENLYTAACVLASPRSAETTGDYSDMSDLTSLKSFVAAFAAHIAAEAARSQ, encoded by the coding sequence ATGGGATTGGATTTAGCGGATTACGAGGCGAAAGCCCGAGATGCAGCGATGGCATTTTGGGGAAATCGCCAAAAAGCCCTTCAAGCAAAAGTTGAGGCTGGAAAGACAGACACAGGTGAACGCGGCGCTGTGACCGCTGGCAATACAATGGATGGGTTCACGGCGCTGATGATCGACCTCGTTGAGGCGAATGGTCTAGGACACGCAGAAATCTACCGGCACCGAAAAGTGCTGACTTTGCCGGGATTTTTCCGCCCGACCAAACTCTGGGATATTCTCGTCATCCTTGATGGCAGACTGATTGCTGCTGTCGAAATGAAGAGCCATGTTGGCCCGTCATTCGGAAACAACGCGAACAACCGTGCCGAAGAAGCCATCGGCACGGCGCACGATTTCTGGACGGCGTATCGTGAAGGCGCATTCGGCGCTGATGCAGCCCGACCCTTTGTCGGCTGGCTGGTGATGGTGGAAGATGCTGATAAGTCACGGCGTCCATCCAAGCGGGAAGCCTCGCTACACTTCCCGATTTTTGAGGATTTCAAGGGGGCGTCATATCTCGAGCGCTACGACATCCTTTGCAAGAAGCTCGTCCTTGAAAACCTCTATACAGCCGCCTGCGTCCTTGCCTCGCCGCGTTCCGCCGAAACAACGGGCGACTATTCAGATATGTCGGACCTAACGAGTTTGAAGTCCTTCGTTGCAGCATTCGCCGCGCACATCGCAGCCGAAGCTGCCCGGTCTCAGTAA
- a CDS encoding tetratricopeptide repeat protein: protein MALPPSGTTDDGFLREVDEEYRRDRLLSIWRDYGRWIIGGVIAALAALALYLYLGHRASSAAGTQGEQFDAALRLAEENQPDKAIPEFDKIARQSGKGYAGLALITEGNLLLQKGDTKGATAKFAEVAGDASYPQPYRDLALLRQTSNEYDTLKPEQVIERLKGLAISTSPWFGTAGEMVAASYLKQGKRAEAGKLYGQIAQGGENVPESIRQRAVTLAGVLGVDAIDQSTGNTTR from the coding sequence TTGGCGCTTCCCCCCTCCGGCACGACAGACGATGGCTTCCTGCGCGAAGTCGATGAGGAGTATCGCCGCGACCGGCTGCTCAGCATCTGGCGCGATTATGGCCGCTGGATCATCGGCGGCGTCATCGCCGCGCTCGCCGCGCTCGCCTTGTACCTCTATCTCGGCCACCGCGCTTCCAGCGCCGCCGGCACGCAGGGCGAGCAGTTTGACGCGGCGCTGCGTCTCGCTGAGGAAAACCAGCCCGACAAGGCGATCCCCGAGTTCGACAAGATCGCCAGGCAGAGCGGCAAGGGCTATGCCGGCCTCGCGCTGATTACTGAGGGCAATCTGCTGCTCCAGAAGGGCGACACCAAGGGCGCGACCGCCAAGTTCGCCGAAGTCGCCGGCGACGCCAGCTATCCGCAGCCCTATCGCGATCTCGCCTTGCTGCGCCAGACCTCCAACGAATATGACACGCTCAAGCCCGAGCAGGTGATCGAGCGGCTCAAGGGCCTCGCCATATCCACCTCGCCCTGGTTCGGCACCGCCGGCGAGATGGTCGCCGCATCCTATCTGAAGCAGGGCAAGCGCGCCGAAGCGGGCAAGCTCTATGGCCAGATCGCCCAGGGCGGCGAGAATGTGCCGGAGAGCATTCGCCAGCGCGCGGTCACGCTGGCCGGCGTCCTCGGCGTCGACGCCATCGATCAATCCACGGGAAATACCACGCGATGA
- a CDS encoding ATP-binding protein: MTTPIESIAGLVIGAVESVSPDEIRILLDLDAPQATALNTGTPAAFPRLNGYVLVPNEAGATVAYISWIGIERSPYPKRSGLKDFGLIDLPFPLRKMCVSPVGTLTSRRDRASKQTVYELSRGVAAFPSVGDQVLMPTPEQVEAIVGAKESDRRVRIGTSALASSAEIKVDPDKLFGRHLAVLGNTGSGKSCTVAGLIRWSLDAGAKAMRDAGRKGHPNARFIVLDPNGEYAKAFTDQGDQLRLFRVPPVVGVEKELDVPAWLWSGHEWTAVAHAAPGTQRPLLLRGIRELKSNQTEELPREVQVRRYVHSYLIQIRDMLGRGVGAFTGNKKYECRDLLQNISSDCEAFQPSVEEPWSSVLGAIVQEASALIAARRSGPQLQYVTDFSIVDIEAIRDRLTAYMDSVDDDAVATSISEDAPIPFDVNLLADHLDRIAAGQGNLAGFISTLGLRIRSMLADQRLGNVIGKTPPTSFEEWLKSYIGDDGASNGPLAIIDLSLVPSEVVHVVVAVLARVIFESLQRYRRLHAEGLSLPTVLVLEEAHTFIRRGKDDEGPASSPSQLCRETFERIAREGRKFGLGLVLSSQRPSELSPTVLAQCNTFILHRIVNDSDQNLVARLVPDNVGGLLRDLPSLPSRQAILLGWATPIPVLVEIDELVKEHQPQSADPDFWDVWTGANERPINWGEVAMQWSVSSPSAVAKAEEADGAGVPVVPDPPAGLADPFGLDDDIPF, translated from the coding sequence ATGACTACACCCATCGAGTCCATTGCTGGCTTGGTGATCGGCGCGGTTGAGTCCGTTTCTCCCGATGAAATCCGCATCCTGCTCGATCTGGATGCACCGCAGGCAACTGCGCTCAACACGGGGACGCCTGCCGCCTTTCCCCGACTTAACGGTTATGTCCTCGTACCCAATGAGGCAGGGGCGACAGTTGCCTATATATCATGGATCGGGATCGAACGGTCGCCCTATCCCAAGCGGTCGGGCCTGAAAGATTTCGGCCTGATCGACCTCCCGTTTCCACTGCGAAAGATGTGCGTCTCTCCTGTCGGTACGCTGACCTCTCGCCGGGATCGCGCGTCGAAACAGACAGTTTATGAACTGTCGCGCGGTGTCGCCGCGTTTCCCTCGGTGGGCGACCAAGTACTCATGCCGACGCCTGAACAGGTCGAAGCTATTGTTGGCGCGAAAGAGTCGGATCGGCGTGTCCGCATCGGAACCTCGGCCCTTGCGTCGAGCGCCGAGATTAAGGTTGATCCCGACAAGCTGTTCGGCAGGCATCTCGCCGTGCTTGGCAACACGGGTAGCGGCAAATCCTGTACGGTTGCTGGGCTGATCCGCTGGTCGCTCGACGCCGGAGCAAAAGCGATGCGTGATGCGGGCCGAAAAGGCCATCCGAACGCGCGCTTCATCGTTCTCGATCCTAATGGCGAATATGCAAAAGCCTTTACGGATCAAGGAGATCAACTCCGTCTGTTCCGCGTCCCTCCCGTTGTTGGAGTTGAAAAGGAGTTGGATGTCCCGGCATGGCTTTGGAGCGGTCATGAATGGACCGCTGTTGCTCACGCAGCGCCGGGTACGCAGCGCCCGCTTCTGCTCCGTGGTATACGCGAGCTGAAATCAAACCAGACGGAGGAGCTTCCCCGTGAGGTTCAGGTACGACGCTACGTCCATTCATACTTGATCCAAATCCGCGACATGCTCGGTCGGGGTGTCGGTGCGTTTACGGGAAACAAGAAATACGAGTGCCGCGACCTGCTTCAGAATATTTCTTCGGACTGCGAGGCATTCCAGCCATCTGTCGAAGAACCTTGGAGTAGCGTGTTGGGTGCAATCGTTCAGGAGGCTTCGGCCCTTATCGCTGCACGGCGCTCAGGTCCGCAACTTCAATATGTAACGGATTTCAGCATAGTCGACATTGAAGCCATCAGAGACAGACTGACGGCTTACATGGATAGCGTTGACGACGATGCCGTCGCTACCTCGATCAGTGAGGACGCACCCATCCCGTTTGATGTGAACCTTTTGGCAGACCATCTTGACCGCATAGCTGCTGGACAAGGTAATTTGGCCGGGTTCATCAGCACACTTGGACTTCGTATTCGTAGCATGCTCGCGGATCAGCGGCTTGGAAACGTTATTGGAAAGACACCACCAACCAGCTTCGAGGAGTGGCTTAAGAGTTACATCGGCGACGACGGCGCAAGCAATGGCCCATTAGCGATCATTGATCTTTCCTTGGTTCCATCCGAGGTTGTTCACGTTGTTGTTGCCGTGCTGGCGCGGGTAATTTTTGAATCCTTGCAACGCTATCGGCGGCTTCATGCAGAGGGGCTATCCCTACCCACGGTACTCGTTCTGGAAGAAGCCCACACTTTTATTCGGCGGGGCAAAGACGATGAAGGTCCAGCGTCCAGCCCTAGCCAACTCTGCCGAGAAACCTTCGAGCGCATTGCCCGCGAGGGACGCAAATTCGGTTTAGGTTTGGTGCTGTCTTCGCAGCGCCCATCAGAGCTGTCGCCGACCGTGCTGGCTCAGTGCAACACCTTCATTCTTCATCGTATCGTCAACGATTCCGACCAGAACCTCGTCGCACGTCTCGTGCCTGACAATGTGGGAGGGTTGTTGCGCGACCTACCCAGCCTGCCATCAAGGCAGGCGATCCTATTGGGGTGGGCGACGCCTATTCCCGTACTGGTCGAGATCGACGAACTGGTAAAGGAGCATCAGCCTCAATCTGCCGACCCTGATTTTTGGGATGTCTGGACAGGAGCTAACGAAAGGCCCATTAATTGGGGCGAAGTAGCCATGCAATGGTCGGTTTCATCTCCGTCAGCCGTTGCAAAAGCGGAAGAGGCGGACGGTGCTGGTGTCCCGGTCGTCCCTGATCCACCGGCGGGTTTGGCCGATCCGTTTGGGTTAGACGATGATATTCCATTTTAA
- a CDS encoding surface-adhesin E family protein, with the protein MRASLLALVAFLVPHTASAEAWRLAAYSNSAPQLAYFVDIDSIKRDGTKVSFRQMTIYQEVTATRDFTRSMLWRDADCSDYSSSMRNSDFYVGSKFLGHEDGPGDIMIAKPQSVLLTMLNTVCGRGDYFSPVVTGDVEAWVRGKFANGF; encoded by the coding sequence ATGCGCGCTTCGCTTCTCGCTCTTGTGGCGTTTCTGGTTCCGCACACCGCATCGGCCGAAGCGTGGCGCCTTGCCGCCTATTCGAACAGCGCGCCGCAACTGGCCTATTTCGTCGATATCGATTCGATCAAGCGCGACGGCACCAAGGTCAGCTTTCGCCAGATGACCATCTATCAGGAGGTCACCGCGACGCGCGACTTCACCCGATCCATGCTGTGGCGCGACGCCGATTGCAGCGATTATTCCTCAAGCATGCGCAACAGCGACTTCTATGTCGGCAGCAAGTTCCTGGGGCATGAAGACGGCCCGGGGGATATCATGATCGCCAAGCCCCAATCGGTGCTGCTGACCATGCTCAACACCGTTTGCGGGCGCGGCGACTATTTCTCGCCGGTCGTTACCGGCGATGTCGAAGCCTGGGTGCGCGGCAAGTTCGCCAACGGCTTCTGA
- the panB gene encoding 3-methyl-2-oxobutanoate hydroxymethyltransferase, with product MSHMTLDTATSRANPTPAPMKRLTIPAIRNRKGKDPIVMLTAYTTRFAQLLDPHCDVLLVGDSLGQVIYGLPSTLPVTLEMMIAHGAAVVRGSYHAVVIVDMPFGSYEASPEQAFASASRVLAETGAAGVKMEGGETLAPTVEFITRRGIPVMGHVGLTPQAVNALGGYGARGRSNAEHAQILDDARAIAEAGAFGVVAEGVVETLANEITAAVSVPVIGIGASAQCDGQVLVTEDMLGMFERTPRFVKKFDDLAGRISAAVETYAAEVRSRAFPGAEQVYAPRD from the coding sequence ATGTCCCACATGACTCTCGATACCGCGACGAGCCGCGCGAACCCGACGCCGGCGCCGATGAAGCGGCTGACCATTCCCGCGATCCGCAACCGTAAGGGCAAGGATCCGATCGTGATGCTGACCGCCTACACGACGCGGTTCGCGCAATTGCTCGATCCGCATTGCGACGTGCTGCTGGTCGGCGACAGCCTGGGGCAGGTGATCTACGGTTTGCCGTCGACGCTGCCGGTGACGCTCGAGATGATGATCGCCCATGGCGCGGCGGTGGTGCGCGGCAGCTATCATGCGGTGGTGATCGTCGACATGCCGTTCGGCAGCTATGAGGCGAGCCCCGAACAGGCCTTTGCCTCGGCGTCGCGGGTGCTCGCCGAGACCGGCGCGGCCGGGGTCAAGATGGAAGGCGGCGAGACGCTGGCGCCGACGGTCGAGTTCATCACCCGGCGCGGCATCCCGGTGATGGGGCATGTCGGCCTGACCCCGCAAGCGGTCAACGCGCTCGGCGGCTATGGCGCGCGCGGGCGCAGCAATGCCGAGCATGCCCAGATTCTCGACGATGCCCGCGCCATCGCCGAGGCCGGCGCGTTCGGTGTCGTCGCCGAGGGCGTGGTCGAGACCCTCGCCAACGAAATCACCGCCGCAGTCTCGGTTCCGGTGATCGGCATCGGCGCCTCGGCCCAGTGCGATGGCCAGGTTCTCGTCACCGAGGACATGCTCGGCATGTTCGAGCGGACGCCGCGTTTCGTGAAGAAGTTCGACGACCTGGCTGGCCGCATTTCCGCCGCGGTTGAGACCTATGCCGCCGAGGTTCGCTCGCGGGCTTTCCCGGGTGCCGAACAGGTCTATGCGCCGCGGGATTGA